In Tachypleus tridentatus isolate NWPU-2018 chromosome 7, ASM421037v1, whole genome shotgun sequence, a genomic segment contains:
- the LOC143257752 gene encoding phosrestin-1-like, translating into MVLGSNRIFRKSAIDGSVTVYLGTRDFVDYFTHCDPVEGVVLLNPMAVENKNIYVGIVAIFRYGREEDEILGMSFCRELYITHKQIYPRVPEPTLTPGDNTTQLGLAGGWLHEKLLKKLGAEALPFRFILPTATPVSVVMLQGMDSTDTCGVRYCVRCYASSTPEKPSIRWTIASKDEPRRWIGLNIERSYGFSKIETWKLSPLLETVLHNIMCGNFILRSTGIQSYAETHAWL; encoded by the exons GTAACCGTCTATCTTGGAACCAGagattttgttgattattttacGCATTGTGATCCAGTCG AAGGAGTCGTTCTATTGAACCCAATGGCTgtcgaaaataaaaatatttacgtgGGAATTGTAGCAATATTTCGTTATGGTCGCGAAGAAGACGAAATTCTGGGAATGAGTTTTTGTCGAGAACTTTATATAACCCACAAGCAGATCTACCCACGTGTTCCTGAACCTACTTTAACTCCTGGCGATAACACCACACAACTTGGATTAGCTGGTGGATGGCTCCATGAAAAACTTCTTAAGAAACTTGGAGCAGAGGCATTACCATTCCGTTTTATC TTACCCACTGCTACGCCTGTATCCGTTGTCATGTTACAGGGAATGGATTCTACGGACACTTGCGGTGTCCGATATTGCGTTCGTTGTTACGCCTCTTCTACTCCTGAAAAACCTTCTATTCg GTGGACAATCGCCTCCAAAGATGAACCAAGAAGATGGATTGGCTTGAACATTGAGCGGTCATATGGTTTCAGTAAAATTGAAACCTGGAAGTTATCCCCGCTGTTGGAAACTGTTCTACACAACATAATGTGTGGGAACTTTATTCTAAGGAGTACTGGGATCCAATCTTATGCAGAAACACATGCGTGGCTTTAG